From a region of the Myxococcota bacterium genome:
- a CDS encoding glycosyltransferase — translation MTAPRVSVLMPVHDTARWVEAACESILRQTLRELELVVIDDGSSDDSAERLRALAARDPRVRLSCRHNLGLVATRNELLARARAPLVAWMDSDDLSVPERLALQLTRFEAEPTLVCLGGSVLELDPDGEPLQRICYPAEHEAIAEAMTRAGAMRFPTTMMRRQAALDAGGFREPFPIGEDFDLCWRLLERGRLANLQQVVLHYRLHPHSASQRLGARWAAYRDAILELARERRETGSDRLQRGEGLQIAATSSGPATDDLVECHQRFARQALASGYGRVARKHARRVLALAPAKLGSWKLAARVAFDSSRQALTHWAAPRRTS, via the coding sequence ATGACCGCGCCGCGCGTCAGCGTGCTCATGCCGGTCCACGACACGGCCCGCTGGGTCGAGGCTGCCTGCGAGAGCATCTTGCGCCAGACGCTGCGCGAGCTCGAGCTGGTGGTGATCGACGACGGCTCGAGCGACGACTCGGCCGAGCGTCTGCGGGCGCTCGCCGCGCGCGACCCGCGCGTGCGCCTCTCGTGCCGCCACAACCTCGGCTTGGTGGCGACGCGAAACGAGTTGCTCGCCCGCGCACGCGCTCCCCTGGTGGCATGGATGGATTCCGACGACCTCTCCGTGCCGGAACGCCTCGCCCTCCAACTGACTCGCTTCGAGGCCGAACCGACGCTCGTGTGTCTCGGCGGCTCGGTGCTGGAGCTCGACCCCGACGGCGAGCCGCTCCAGCGCATCTGTTACCCCGCCGAGCACGAAGCGATCGCCGAGGCGATGACTCGCGCAGGCGCCATGCGCTTCCCGACCACGATGATGCGCCGCCAGGCCGCGCTCGACGCCGGCGGCTTCCGCGAGCCGTTCCCGATCGGCGAGGACTTCGACCTGTGCTGGCGGCTGCTCGAGCGCGGCCGGCTCGCCAACCTGCAGCAGGTCGTCTTGCACTACCGACTGCACCCCCACAGCGCCTCGCAGCGGCTGGGCGCGCGCTGGGCCGCGTATCGCGACGCGATCCTCGAGCTGGCGCGCGAGCGGCGCGAGACGGGCAGCGACCGCCTCCAGCGCGGCGAGGGTTTGCAGATCGCCGCGACTTCTTCAGGCCCCGCCACGGACGACCTCGTCGAGTGTCACCAGCGCTTCGCACGTCAGGCGCTGGCTTCGGGCTATGGTCGCGTCGCGCGCAAACACGCGCGCCGTGTCCTGGCACTCGCACCGGCGAAGCTCGGCTCCTGGAAGCTCGCGGCGCGCGTGGCATTCGACAGCTCGCGCCAGGCGCTCACTCACTGGGCCGCGCCGCGCCGGACCTCGTAG
- a CDS encoding glycosyltransferase family 61 protein, with protein MARRSWTLRPAEHDTRGPAVCLPGQLDRIEAVQGDTTLEAERRRVLGGPVEHAATTLFELPDAEITEGSVWVAGARVLMLPGSVPRAVLSSRGERIERAALDCTWVGNRYFGHWLTDDSTLHLLVREHADPIGLMRPPYTHEPGYCHEWNLTPRKLSRARVRSLLVCEDHSQNSLKRDRYGRLRTALVGRGGSGRKSVYLRRGSSGVLRLLMNEDEVESALIRRGFTVVDPARDGFAELLAACSGADCVVGVEGSAMAHGVMTVRGGGSLVTLQPPWRFNCVFKDYTDCLGLRYAFLVGARSGDGFRIDVGELERTLDLCG; from the coding sequence GTGGCGCGGCGCAGCTGGACCTTGCGTCCGGCCGAGCACGACACGCGTGGCCCGGCGGTCTGCCTGCCTGGCCAGCTCGACCGGATCGAAGCGGTCCAGGGAGACACCACGCTCGAGGCCGAGCGGAGGCGCGTGCTCGGGGGTCCGGTCGAGCACGCGGCGACCACACTGTTCGAGCTCCCCGACGCGGAGATCACCGAAGGGTCAGTCTGGGTGGCGGGAGCGCGCGTTCTGATGCTCCCTGGCTCGGTCCCACGCGCCGTGCTGTCATCTCGCGGCGAACGTATCGAACGCGCGGCGCTCGATTGCACGTGGGTCGGCAACCGGTACTTCGGTCACTGGCTGACCGATGATTCCACGCTGCACCTCCTGGTGCGGGAGCACGCCGATCCGATCGGACTCATGCGGCCGCCCTACACGCACGAGCCGGGATACTGCCATGAGTGGAATCTCACTCCTCGCAAGCTGTCCCGCGCGCGCGTGCGCTCGCTACTCGTCTGTGAAGACCACAGTCAGAACTCGCTCAAGAGAGACCGATACGGACGCCTGCGCACAGCGCTGGTCGGACGCGGCGGCTCGGGGCGCAAGAGTGTGTATCTGCGCAGGGGGAGCAGCGGCGTGTTGCGCTTGCTCATGAACGAAGACGAGGTCGAGAGCGCGCTCATACGGCGCGGCTTCACCGTCGTGGACCCGGCACGGGATGGCTTCGCGGAGCTGCTCGCCGCCTGTTCCGGAGCCGACTGTGTGGTGGGCGTCGAAGGCAGCGCGATGGCGCACGGAGTCATGACGGTGCGCGGCGGCGGGTCACTCGTGACCCTGCAGCCGCCCTGGCGCTTCAACTGTGTGTTCAAGGACTACACGGACTGCCTCGGTCTGCGCTATGCGTTCCTGGTCGGTGCGCGATCGGGCGACGGGTTCCGGATCGACGTGGGCGAGCTGGAACGCACGCTCGACTTGTGCGGCTGA
- a CDS encoding glycosyltransferase, with product MKDASVGIVAIGRNEGERLRRCLDSTCGRGRVVVYVDSGSTDGSVALARSRGAEVVELDPHVPFTASRARNEGFQRLLERAPDTDLVQFVDGDCELDSAWLERAASELDRHSELAIVCGRRRERAPDASIYNRLCDMEWDTPIGEATDCGGDGLVRVEAFREAGGFDPALIAGEEPDLCLRLRVRGWKIVRIDAEMTLHDAAMTRASQWWARAVRNGHAAAEGVTRYGAGGEHHHVRHVASFLCWSALPLASLLASALAWFAGSPKLALWLPLAALAALCVPAWRAARTRIARGDRFSHSLLYGASCLLGKLPAAMGVLRYWRDRRRGRSRGWIEYKDQPAGPGAGAAR from the coding sequence ATGAAGGACGCGAGCGTCGGCATCGTCGCGATCGGCCGCAACGAAGGCGAGCGCCTGCGGCGCTGCCTCGATTCGACCTGCGGCCGCGGGCGGGTCGTCGTGTACGTCGACTCGGGCTCGACCGACGGCAGCGTCGCGCTCGCGCGCTCGCGGGGGGCGGAGGTCGTCGAGCTCGACCCGCACGTTCCGTTCACGGCCTCGCGCGCGCGCAACGAGGGCTTCCAGCGCCTGCTCGAACGCGCGCCCGACACCGACCTCGTGCAGTTCGTCGACGGCGACTGCGAGCTCGACTCCGCCTGGCTCGAGCGCGCTGCCAGCGAGCTGGACCGCCACTCCGAGCTCGCGATCGTGTGCGGCCGCCGGCGTGAGCGCGCGCCCGATGCCTCGATCTACAACCGCTTGTGCGACATGGAATGGGATACACCGATCGGCGAGGCGACCGATTGCGGCGGCGACGGATTGGTGCGGGTCGAGGCGTTCCGCGAGGCAGGCGGCTTCGATCCGGCGCTGATCGCCGGCGAGGAGCCCGACCTGTGCCTGCGCCTGCGGGTGCGCGGCTGGAAGATCGTGCGCATCGATGCCGAGATGACCCTGCACGACGCCGCCATGACGCGCGCCAGTCAGTGGTGGGCCCGGGCCGTGCGCAATGGTCACGCGGCCGCGGAGGGAGTGACTCGCTACGGGGCCGGCGGCGAGCATCACCACGTGCGCCACGTGGCGAGCTTCTTGTGCTGGTCGGCGCTGCCGCTCGCCAGCCTGCTCGCGAGCGCCCTGGCCTGGTTCGCGGGCTCGCCGAAGCTGGCGCTGTGGCTGCCTCTCGCCGCGCTGGCCGCCCTGTGCGTGCCCGCCTGGCGAGCCGCGCGCACCCGGATCGCTCGGGGCGACCGGTTCAGTCACTCGCTGCTCTACGGGGCATCGTGTCTGCTCGGGAAGCTCCCCGCCGCCATGGGCGTGCTCCGGTACTGGCGCGACCGCAGGCGCGGGCGTTCTCGCGGCTGGATCGAGTACAAAGACCAGCCCGCCGGCCCGGGCGCGGGGGCCGCGCGGTGA